One window of the Mycobacterium haemophilum DSM 44634 genome contains the following:
- a CDS encoding GNAT family N-acetyltransferase — translation MSIASVLIPSEKPHGTASSSSAGPRYSLLLSTDPTLVAAAQRLRYDVFSSTPGFAVPAAGSGQRGAHLDVEPFDEFCDHLLVRNDHTGELVGCYRMLPPAGAIAAGGLYTATEFDIRSFDPLRSSLVEMGRAVVREGHRNGGVVLLMWAGILAYLDRYGHDYVTGCVSVPIAGDPAAGRQIRGVRDFVLQRHAAAPQHRVYPYRPVQVQGRGIDDIPPPQRPTVPPLMRGYLRLGARVCGEPAHDPDFGSGDFCMLLDKRDADTRYLRRLRSVSAASELAGAMAGRVTP, via the coding sequence ATGAGCATTGCTTCTGTCCTGATACCCAGCGAGAAGCCGCATGGCACCGCGTCAAGTTCGTCTGCTGGGCCGCGTTATTCCCTGTTGCTGTCCACCGATCCCACCCTCGTTGCGGCCGCGCAGCGGCTCCGCTACGACGTGTTCAGCAGTACTCCCGGCTTCGCCGTGCCGGCGGCGGGCTCAGGGCAACGTGGCGCGCACCTGGACGTCGAACCGTTCGACGAGTTTTGCGACCACCTGTTGGTGCGTAATGACCACACCGGCGAGCTGGTGGGTTGTTACCGAATGCTGCCGCCGGCGGGTGCCATCGCGGCCGGAGGCCTTTATACCGCAACGGAATTCGATATTCGCTCATTCGATCCGTTGCGGTCGTCGTTGGTCGAGATGGGCCGCGCCGTGGTGCGCGAAGGTCACCGCAACGGTGGCGTAGTGCTACTGATGTGGGCGGGCATCCTGGCCTATCTTGACCGATACGGCCATGACTATGTCACCGGTTGTGTGTCGGTCCCGATCGCCGGCGATCCCGCTGCAGGCAGGCAGATTCGTGGCGTCCGCGACTTTGTGCTGCAACGACATGCCGCCGCGCCGCAGCACCGGGTGTACCCGTATCGCCCGGTGCAAGTGCAGGGTCGGGGCATCGACGATATTCCGCCGCCGCAACGGCCGACGGTTCCGCCGCTGATGCGCGGCTACCTGCGACTGGGAGCACGGGTCTGCGGTGAGCCGGCGCACGACCCGGACTTCGGTTCGGGGGACTTCTGCATGCTGCTGGATAAGCGTGACGCCGATACCCGCTATCTGCGGCGACTGCGGTCAGTTTCAGCCGCCTCGGAGCTGGCCGGAGCGATGGCAGGCAGAGTGACTCCGTGA
- a CDS encoding lysophospholipid acyltransferase family protein has translation MNSLGCTSTVSGHAWLPRTSCDINCVRKDNAAASRRPLVVLRVALRVMLLVLLAPGLPLAAVPLPGRTHTQRAYCRLMLRCFGVRITVSGSPIRNLRGVLVVSSHMSWLDVFAIGAVLPGSFVARADMFTGPATGIVARILKIIPIERSSLRRLPAVVDIVARRLRAGQTVVAFPEGTTWCGLTGPSHQGFFYPAMFQAAIDAGRPVQPLRLTYHHIDGSVSTVPAFVGDDTLLRSIRRLLTVRCTLAWVRVESLQLPGTDRRALARRCQSAVRLGTGPHADAEPRHVGAGVSSGRS, from the coding sequence GTGAACAGCCTAGGGTGCACTTCCACGGTCAGCGGGCATGCCTGGCTGCCGCGGACATCGTGCGATATCAACTGTGTGCGCAAGGATAACGCTGCTGCGTCGCGGCGGCCGCTGGTCGTGCTGCGGGTGGCGCTGCGGGTAATGCTGCTGGTGCTGCTGGCACCGGGGTTGCCGCTGGCGGCGGTGCCGCTGCCGGGCCGCACGCACACGCAACGCGCCTATTGTCGGTTGATGCTGCGCTGCTTCGGCGTGCGGATCACGGTATCGGGTAGCCCGATTCGTAACCTGCGCGGAGTCCTGGTGGTCAGCAGCCACATGTCTTGGCTGGATGTCTTCGCCATCGGCGCTGTGTTGCCGGGGTCCTTCGTCGCCCGTGCCGATATGTTCACCGGGCCCGCAACTGGGATCGTGGCGCGCATCCTGAAGATCATCCCGATCGAGCGGTCCAGTCTGCGGAGGCTGCCCGCGGTGGTCGACATCGTCGCCCGTCGGCTGCGAGCCGGTCAAACCGTGGTGGCGTTTCCTGAAGGCACCACCTGGTGCGGCCTCACTGGGCCATCGCACCAAGGGTTCTTCTATCCGGCAATGTTTCAGGCCGCGATCGATGCCGGTCGTCCAGTACAGCCTCTTCGGCTGACATATCACCACATCGACGGGAGCGTATCGACCGTGCCGGCCTTCGTCGGTGACGACACATTGTTGCGGTCAATCCGCCGGCTGCTCACCGTGCGTTGCACGTTGGCGTGGGTGCGTGTCGAATCTCTGCAGCTGCCAGGCACCGACCGGCGGGCCCTGGCCCGTCGCTGTCAGTCCGCGGTGCGACTGGGGACTGGGCCGCATGCCGATGCGGAACCCCGACATGTCGGGGCCGGAGTCAGCAGCGGGCGCTCCTGA